The following DNA comes from Flavobacterium sp. N3904.
AATTTCCTGTATTGGCCAGGAATGTAAAGTAAGCATGTGCAATCATTTGAGCAATAAACAATAATAGAACTAAAAATGACAACAGCAATTATAAACACTACACCTGAGTCCGAGATAGTAAGTTCCCGAATTTTTAACTCACCCAGAGAACTGGTCTATCGCGCCTGGACCAACCCCGAGCATTTAAAAAATTGGTGGGGCCCGGCAGGTTTTACAAATACGTTTAATGAATTTGATTTTAGGGTGGGCGGAAAATGGAGTTTTGTAATGCACGGCCCCGAAAATGGACATTATGTCAATGAGTGCGAATTTATAAAGATTGAGAAACCTTCCCT
Coding sequences within:
- a CDS encoding SRPBCC family protein — encoded protein: MTTAIINTTPESEIVSSRIFNSPRELVYRAWTNPEHLKNWWGPAGFTNTFNEFDFRVGGKWSFVMHGPENGHYVNECEFIKIEKPSLIAWKRHSKPLFQVVATFEEIATGKTKLVFKMLFETAAECNKLKPFVVDKNEENFDRLEYELSKMTL